From the genome of Streptomyces sp. S4.7:
CGTCGGGAGCGGCCGGTTGCCGGGTCGTGCCGGGCCGCCTTCTCCCACTCCTCCTCCGTCGGCAGCCGCCGCCCCGCCCAACGGGCGTACGCGTCCGCCTCGTACCAGCTGACGTGCAGCACCGGCTCGTCGGCGGGGACGGGCTCGACCACCCCGAACCTGCGGCGCAGCCACTGCCCGGCCTCGCGCCGCCAGAACAGTGGTGCGGCGATGGAGTGTTCCCGGATCTGCGCCCAGCCCTCCGGGGCCCACCAGCGCTCGTCCGTGTAGCCGCCGTCCTCGATGAAACGCAGGTAGTCGCCGTTGGTCACCGGCACCGTGTCCAGGTGGAACGCGGGCACCAGCCGGTGGTGCGCGGGCCGCTCGTTGTCCAGCGCCCACGGTTGGGCCGAGGTGCCCATCGTGAACTGCCCGGCCGGCACGAGGATCTCACCCGGCAGATCCGCCGCGTCGACCGGATCCGGGGCCGGGGGTTCGGGCGCCGTGAGCGCGGCGGGACCCCGGCGCAGCTGATGGGTGATCAGCATCGTCTCGTCGTGCTGCTGTTCGTGCTGCGCGATCATGCCGAAGGCGAATCCGGCGTCCAGCAGCGGACCGCCCCGCAGGGGGCTGCTGCCGAGGATGTCCATGACCCGGCCGCGGATGTCGGAGGCGTACGCGCGCGCCTCGGTCGGGGCGAGCAGCGGAAGCGTCGGACGCAGCGCCCTCGGATGCTCGAAGGCGTCGTAGACGGAGTCGATCTCGGGCCGGACAGCCTCACGGCCGCCGACCGTACGGAGCAGCCACTGCTCCTCCTGATTGCCGATGTGGGCCAGGTCCCAGACCAGCGGTGACATCAACGGCGAGTGCTGCGCGGTCAGTTCGGGCTCGTCCACGCAGGAGGTGAGGAGCGCGGTGCGTTCGCGCGCGGTGGTCAGCGCGTCGACGGCCCGCCGTCGCAGCGCGTCCACGTCCTCGACGAGGGATATCCCGCCGTCGGACCTGTCGGTGGTCCTGTCCGCGGTCTCGGCCGGTGTTCCGGCGTGCTCGGTCATGTGCGGAGCTCCTTCCCGGTCACGGGGACGTCCAGGTCGTCGGCGGGGCAGCGGCCCGGTACGACGTACCGCTCGTCGAAGGCCGCGACGGCCTCCTGTACGGCCTCGGTGGCACCCGTACGGGGCAGCGCCTCCCGCGCGGCGGCGAAACACTCCACGGCCGCCGCGTGCAGCTCGGGGTCGGCGAGTCCGTCGCGGGCCGCGGTGACCCAGAGCGGATTGCCCGGCGCGGGCAGGGTGCCGGCCGTCTCGGCGAGCGACTTGACGGTGCGGTACACCCTCTCGGCGGCCTCGGCGTCGTCGAACAGCGCGGTGGTCACCGCCAGCGGCACCATCCAGCCGTCGTCACCCGGCTGGGCGTCGATCATCCGCAGCTCCAGGTGGCCGCGTGGACGTACCGGCGGGAACAGGGTGGTGATGTGGTAGTCGAGGTCGGCGCGCACCGGCGGGCGCGGCAGACCCGACCGGATCCAGTCACGGAAGGTCAGGCCCTCGGGCACGTCCCAGGGGCCGTCCGCCGTCCGGACACACATCACGGGCGCGTCCAGCGCGTACGCCGCCCAGGCGCGACGCGGTTCGCGCCGCATGTCGGGCGACTTGGTGCGCGCCGGGTCCAGGTCCGTCCACAGCGCCTGCCTGGTGGATCGCCAGCCGGTGACACGGCGGGCCTGGACGGGTGAGTTGGCGAACGCGGCCACCAGCACCGCGCCCAGCAGATGGGCGAGCTGCCAGCGCCTGCCGTAGCCGAGCGGGCCCGGCTCCTCGGTGCCCGCGTCGAGGCAGACCTGGATGGAGGCGGAGGAACGCATCATGGCGCGGCCCGAGGGGCCGATCCGGTCGAGGTAGGTCTCCATCGCGTCGTACCGCGGCTCCTGGAGGAGCCTGCCCGGTGAGTGCCACGGATCCTGTCCGAGGCCGGTGAGCGTGAGACCGGCCGTACGCAGTGCGCGGCGTACGGCGGCGAGGTCCGCCGCGGTGGAGTCGACACACTCCATCAGGGAGGTCGCGGGGGCCGAGCTGAGCTCCAGCTGGCCACCCGGTTCGAACGTCAGCGCCGATCGCAGGGGGAGGTCCCGCAGGCCGCCGAAGGCCTTGTCGAGACGCGCGGTCCGAACGGGCAGTTCGGGGTCGTACAGATCGTGAACGAGCCATTCCAGTTCAACACCGACGATGCGGGGCGGCCCTGTCTTGAAACATATGCCGCGCAGCAGCGCCTCGGCGTCGTCCTCGTTGAGAGACGGGCCCTCAGCTGCGATTTCCTCCGACGACATGGTCGGCTCCTCCTGTCGAAGACCGTGACCGGTCCCCGTCCCGGGGTCCGGGGCGGAGCGCTTTGTCCAACCTAAGGCCACTCCCGCCGCTCCGCACAAGAGTGCCCCTCCGGGTCGAAAACATGGTTGCTTCGGGCGTGTTTCCTGACGCACGATGCCTGTCATGAGCGCACGGCTGCGGGGGATCGCGAAGCACACCGAGGAGATCGTCGAGGCGGGCGGATACCACGCCGAGGACGGGCGCCGGGTGCCGCTCGCCGCGCTGCTGGAGGCCGCCGCCGAAGGCACCCGGCTGTACGGCCCGGAGCCCGTGCCGGTGACCCCGGACACCTCCCGTACGACATCCATCGAGGTCACGGGCGAGAGCAGCCTCCAGGCCGCCCGCCGGATGACATCCTCCTCGGCGGGCCCCGTGGCCGTCCTGAACTTCGCCTCCGCGCGCAACCCGGGCGGCGGCTACCTGAACGGAGCACAGGCCCAGGAAGAGGCACTGTGCCGGGCCTCCGCCCTCTACGTCACCCTGCTGAGGGCCCCCGACTACTACGCGCACCACCGGGCCGAGCGCAGCCCCTTCTACAGCGACCGCGTGATCCACTCGCCCGGCGTACCGGTCTTCCGCGACGACCGGGGCCGGCTGCTGGACACACCGTTCACCGTCGGTTTCCTCACCTCGCCCGCCCCGAACGCCGGGATCGTCGCGCGCGACCACCCGCAGGAGAGCCATCGTGTTCCGGCCGCCCTCGCCTCCCGCGCCGAACGGGTCCTGGAGGTGGCGGTGGCGGGCGGCTACCGGCGGCTGGTGCTCGGGGCGTGGGGCTGCGGGGTCTTCCGCAACGACCCGGCGAGGGTGGCCGGCGCGTTCCGGGCGCTGCTGGTCGGGCCGTCGCGGGAGGGGGCCGAGACGGGCGCGGGGGAGCCGGCGGGCGCGGGCGCGGGCCGGTTCGCCGGGCACTTCGACGAGGTCGTGTTCGCGGTGCTGGACCGGACGGCCGATTCGGCCACCCTGGCCGCCTTCCGCCGGACGTTCGCCGACGTCTCCCCGGGAACCGGCCCCGTCGCCCCGTCGGACACCGGCCCCGGCTCCCGTTCCGGCACGGTGGCTCAGCGCCAGCCGTAACGCTCCCGCAGCCGCCCCACGACCCGGTTGAACCGTCCCCGGTCCAGTGCGCACGCCTCACGCCGCATGCCCGCGTCGTGGATCCGCAGCACCCGGTCCAGATCGACCCACGACTCACGCCCTTGCCGGTCCCACGGTCCCACCCCGATCGGCACCCACTCATGGTCGCGGTCGTGCCGCTTGCTGGAGAGCTGCACGGCGAGCAGCGTCCCGGCCGGTTCGCGGGCCACCACGAGCACCGGCCGGTCCTTGCCGCGCCCGTCGTTCTCCTCGTACGGCACCCAGGTCCAGACGATCTCGCCGGGGTCGGGGTCGCCGTCCCTGTCGGGGGCGTACGAGGTGCGTACGGGCCCGACGTCACGGGGTTCGGCCTCGGTGGTGGCCGAGGGACCGCTCCGGCCGGGGAGTTCGGCCTCGGGGGAGTGACCGGCGGCGCCGGATTCGGTGAAGGGCTTCATCCGACCGAAGGTAGAGCGTCGGCGCCGCCGACCGCCGAGCGGGGCGGCCCGGAACCGTTTTCGGACGCGCGCCCCGCCCCGCTCGCGCCCGGTGTCAGACCCAGCCCTCCAGCGCGGCCATGAACGCGTCGAAATCGTCACGGTGCGCGGTGTGCCCCGCGCCCTTGACCGTACGGACCTCGAAACCCCGCGCCCGCAGTTCCACGACGTCGGCGGGCGAGACCATCGGGCTCGGATCGGCGGTCGTCACCAGCGAGGGGACCACCGGCCGGGCGGGCCGCAGGCCCGCGCCGAAGGCCGGGGCGATGCCGTACGCCGTCCCCTCGTCCCACACGGCGAGGCTCGCCACCTCAAGGTCCACGTCCACGTCCTCCCACCGCGGGTTGAGCGCGGATATCTCCTCGCGCGAGAGCGTCTTGCCCGCCGCCAGCCGCGCGGGCCCCTCGCTCCCTGCGGCGCCCGCCGCCGGACCCGGCAGATGCCACGCCGGGTCGCAGTAGACCGCGCGTCGCGGCGCCAGGCGCTCCACCGCGAGCGCGAGGGCCATCCCGCCCAGCGAGTGACCGATCGCCACCTCCGCGCCGGTGGGCAACGTCTCCACGAGGTCGTCGGCGAAGTCCCCCGGCCCGTAAGGGCCTCGGCCGCTCGCGCCGTGACCGCGCAGATCGACGGCGATCACGCGCAGTCCGCGCGCGGCCAGCTCGGGGCCCACCCGCCGCCAGGTGCGGTGGTCGGCCATGATGCCGTGGACCAGGAGCGCGACGCGGTCGCCGTCGCCCCAGGTGTGGGTGTGCAGTCGCAAGACAATCCCTTTCTTGAAAAGGTGAGTTGAGGGACGCGTTTCAGGTGCGACGACCGAGCGGGACGACAGGCCGCGAAGTCTCCCGGCGAGCCGTCTGGAAAGATGCCGAGGGCGATGAGCCAGTTACCTGAACAGTCCTCCCCGCAGTCCTCCCCGCGGCGGTCCGAACCGCCCGCCGAACGCCCCGGCCGCACCACCGGCCCTCCCGTCCCCACCAGCGCCGACGTCGCCCGCCTGGCCGGAGTCTCCCGGGCCACCGTCTCGTACGTCCTCAACAACACCTCCGCCGTACGGATCAGCGAGCCGACCCGCCGCAAGGTCCGCGAGGCCGCCGAGGAGCTCGCGTACGTCCCCCACGCCGCCGCGCGCAGCCTGCGCGCGGGACACACCAGAATTGTGCTGCTCCCCACCGCGCGCGTCCCCGTCGGCCCCCTCTACAGCCGCTTCCTCGACGAACTCCAGTGGGCGCTGCGGCGGTTGGACTACACCGTCGTCCAGTACGGCAGCCTCGGCCTCGACGGAGACGAGGCGGCGCGTGCCTGGGCCGAACTGCGCCCCGTCGCCGTCGTCTCCCTCGGCGAGATCGCGCTCACCCCCCAAGGGGTGGAGATACTCAAGCGCTCCGGCGCGAAAGCCGTCATCACGCTCGGCCCGCGGCGGGTCGAGGGCGCGCACGCCCTGGTCATGGACCAGCGCGAGATCGGCGGCTGCGCCGTTGAGCACCTGCTGGAGCGCGGACGCCGCCGGATCGGGGTGGTGATGCCGGAGGAGCCGGGTCTCGACCTCTTCTCGGAGCCCAGGCTCGTCGGCGCGCGGGCCGCCGTCACGGCGTCGTCCACCGTCGCGCACGTCGAACCTCTGCCGCTGTCCTACACGGAGGAGTCGGCGGCCAGGCTCGCCGCCCGCTGGGACGGCCTCGGGCTGGACGCGGTCTACGCCTACAACGACGAGTACGCGATGCTCCTGATGCGGGCGCTCCAGGACGCCGGAGTCACCGTCCCCGGCGACACGGCGGTGCTCGGCGCCGACGACCTGCTGCTCGGCAGGCTGCTGCGGCCCCGGCTCTCCACCGTGCGGATCGACCTCGTCACCGGGCAGCGGCTGGCGGCCCTGGTCGACCGCGTGGTGCGCGATCCCGGCGGGGAACCGGAACGGCACGATCTGATGGGGGCGCGGGCGGTACGGCGCGAGTCGACCTGACGCGGCCCCGGACGACATGCGCGGCCTCCGGCCGTTGTCTAGCGTCACCAGCATGAGCACTCATTGGCACCCCTATCCGCGGCGCTTCGAGATCCTGCTGGTGCCGGAGCACGTCGACGGCCGCACGGGCCCGCCGGACGCGGCGACCGCCCTGCGCTCGGCCGTCGTGGAGGCGACGGGGGAGACCGGTGAGTCCGGCTACCCGCATTACGAGGGCGGCGGCATGGTCGCGGACATCGACCCCGAGACCCGCACCGTCGAAGGTCTGCTGATCGACGGGTACGAGGTGGACTACGGGCTGTCGGCGCGGGTCGTCGACGCCACCGCCGGCCCGGACACACCCGGTGTCGCGGAGCCCCGCACCAACTGACCGGCCGGCCTGCCCGCCGCCCTTTTCCGACGTCCTCGGACTCCCCCCGACTCTCCGCGCGCCTCCCATGAAAGAGTGCGCGAGCGAACAGCCGACCGAAGGGGAGAGAGCCGATGAGCGATCCGATGACCATCCGCGACGTCTACGTCGTCGACGCCGTCCGCACGCCGATCGGAAAGTTCGGCGGCGCGCTCTCCTCCGTACGGCCGGACGATCTCGCCGCCCATGTCGTACGGGCGCTCGTGGACCGAACGCCGGAACTCGACCCGGCCAGGATCGACGACGTGGTGCTCGGCGCGGCCAACGGCGCCGGAGAGGACAACCGCGACGTCGCGCGCATGGCCGCGCTGCTCGCCGGGCTGCCCGTGACCGTCCCCGGCGTCACCGTCAACCGGCTCTGCGGCTCGGGCCTCGAAGCGGTCATCCAGGCGGCGCGCGCCGTCGCGCTCGGCGACGCGTCGATCGTCGTCGCGGGAGGCGTGGAGTCCATGTCGCGCGCTCCCTGGGTGCTCCAGAAGCCCGAGCGCGCCTTCCCCGCCGGGCACCAGCAACTGCACTCCACGACGCTCGGCTGGCGCATGACCAACCCGGCGATGGCCGCCGAATGGACGGTCCCGCTCGGCGAGGGCGCCGAACTGATCGCCGACAAGCACGCGATCACCAGGGCGGCACAGGACGCGTTCGCGCTGGAGAGCCACCGCAAGGCGGCCCGTGCGTGGAGCGAGGGACTGTACGAGGCCGAGGTCGTGCCGTACGCGGGAGTGGAACTCGCTCGCGACGAATGCGTCCGCGACAACACGTCCCTCGAAGCCCTCGGCAGGCTCAGGCCCAGCTTCCGTAAGGAGGGCGAGGGGACGGTCACGGCGGGCAACGCCTCACCGCTGAACGACGGCGCCGCCGCCCTGCTCCTCGTCGACGAGGCGGGCCTGCGCGCGACGGGGCGCGAACCCCTCGCCCGGATCAGGACCTCCGCCGTCACCGGCATCGAGCCGCAGCTGTTCGGTCTCGGCCCGGTCGAGGCGGTCCGCCGCGCGCTGGCGAAGGCGGGCCGGGACTTCGCCGACCTCACCACGTTCGAACTCAACGAGGCTTTCGCCGCCCAGTCGTTGGGCTGCCTCGCCGAGTGGCCGGAGCTGGACCCCGCCGTCGTGAACCCGCGCGGCGGCGCGATCGCCATCGGTCACCCGCTGGGTGCCTCGGGTGCGCGGCTGGCCGGTTCCGTCGCCCACCAACTGGCGGCGGCGGGCTCGGGGACCGGTCTCGCCGCCCTCTGCATCGGTGTCGGCCAGGGCCTCGCGCTCGTTCTGGAACGCTGACGCGCGGACCCTGCGCCCCGGCGTCACGCGCTCGCGGCGCTCCCGGACCCGGTGCCGTCACCCGGCGCCGGGGTCTGCGCCTTGGCGGCGGCCTCCGCCTCGGCGACCGACTTGCGGACCTCTTCCATGTCCAGCGCGCGGGCCTGCCCGATCACGTCCTCCAGGGCCGTCTCGGGCAGCGCGCCGGGCTGGGCGAACACCGCGACGTTGTCCCTGACGATCATCAGCGTCGGGATGGAACTGATCTCGAACGCCGCGGCCAGCTCCTGCTGCGCCTCCGTGTC
Proteins encoded in this window:
- a CDS encoding TIGR02452 family protein — protein: MSARLRGIAKHTEEIVEAGGYHAEDGRRVPLAALLEAAAEGTRLYGPEPVPVTPDTSRTTSIEVTGESSLQAARRMTSSSAGPVAVLNFASARNPGGGYLNGAQAQEEALCRASALYVTLLRAPDYYAHHRAERSPFYSDRVIHSPGVPVFRDDRGRLLDTPFTVGFLTSPAPNAGIVARDHPQESHRVPAALASRAERVLEVAVAGGYRRLVLGAWGCGVFRNDPARVAGAFRALLVGPSREGAETGAGEPAGAGAGRFAGHFDEVVFAVLDRTADSATLAAFRRTFADVSPGTGPVAPSDTGPGSRSGTVAQRQP
- a CDS encoding alpha/beta hydrolase, which produces MRLHTHTWGDGDRVALLVHGIMADHRTWRRVGPELAARGLRVIAVDLRGHGASGRGPYGPGDFADDLVETLPTGAEVAIGHSLGGMALALAVERLAPRRAVYCDPAWHLPGPAAGAAGSEGPARLAAGKTLSREEISALNPRWEDVDVDLEVASLAVWDEGTAYGIAPAFGAGLRPARPVVPSLVTTADPSPMVSPADVVELRARGFEVRTVKGAGHTAHRDDFDAFMAALEGWV
- a CDS encoding type II toxin-antitoxin system PemK/MazF family toxin is translated as MKPFTESGAAGHSPEAELPGRSGPSATTEAEPRDVGPVRTSYAPDRDGDPDPGEIVWTWVPYEENDGRGKDRPVLVVAREPAGTLLAVQLSSKRHDRDHEWVPIGVGPWDRQGRESWVDLDRVLRIHDAGMRREACALDRGRFNRVVGRLRERYGWR
- a CDS encoding LacI family DNA-binding transcriptional regulator encodes the protein MSQLPEQSSPQSSPRRSEPPAERPGRTTGPPVPTSADVARLAGVSRATVSYVLNNTSAVRISEPTRRKVREAAEELAYVPHAAARSLRAGHTRIVLLPTARVPVGPLYSRFLDELQWALRRLDYTVVQYGSLGLDGDEAARAWAELRPVAVVSLGEIALTPQGVEILKRSGAKAVITLGPRRVEGAHALVMDQREIGGCAVEHLLERGRRRIGVVMPEEPGLDLFSEPRLVGARAAVTASSTVAHVEPLPLSYTEESAARLAARWDGLGLDAVYAYNDEYAMLLMRALQDAGVTVPGDTAVLGADDLLLGRLLRPRLSTVRIDLVTGQRLAALVDRVVRDPGGEPERHDLMGARAVRREST
- the trxA gene encoding thioredoxin; its protein translation is MATVELTKENFDRTVSENDFILIDFWASWCGPCRQFAPVYEQASERHDDLVFAKVDTEAQQELAAAFEISSIPTLMIVRDNVAVFAQPGALPETALEDVIGQARALDMEEVRKSVAEAEAAAKAQTPAPGDGTGSGSAASA
- the egtA gene encoding ergothioneine biosynthesis glutamate--cysteine ligase EgtA, with the translated sequence MSSEEIAAEGPSLNEDDAEALLRGICFKTGPPRIVGVELEWLVHDLYDPELPVRTARLDKAFGGLRDLPLRSALTFEPGGQLELSSAPATSLMECVDSTAADLAAVRRALRTAGLTLTGLGQDPWHSPGRLLQEPRYDAMETYLDRIGPSGRAMMRSSASIQVCLDAGTEEPGPLGYGRRWQLAHLLGAVLVAAFANSPVQARRVTGWRSTRQALWTDLDPARTKSPDMRREPRRAWAAYALDAPVMCVRTADGPWDVPEGLTFRDWIRSGLPRPPVRADLDYHITTLFPPVRPRGHLELRMIDAQPGDDGWMVPLAVTTALFDDAEAAERVYRTVKSLAETAGTLPAPGNPLWVTAARDGLADPELHAAAVECFAAAREALPRTGATEAVQEAVAAFDERYVVPGRCPADDLDVPVTGKELRT
- a CDS encoding thiolase family protein, translated to MTIRDVYVVDAVRTPIGKFGGALSSVRPDDLAAHVVRALVDRTPELDPARIDDVVLGAANGAGEDNRDVARMAALLAGLPVTVPGVTVNRLCGSGLEAVIQAARAVALGDASIVVAGGVESMSRAPWVLQKPERAFPAGHQQLHSTTLGWRMTNPAMAAEWTVPLGEGAELIADKHAITRAAQDAFALESHRKAARAWSEGLYEAEVVPYAGVELARDECVRDNTSLEALGRLRPSFRKEGEGTVTAGNASPLNDGAAALLLVDEAGLRATGREPLARIRTSAVTGIEPQLFGLGPVEAVRRALAKAGRDFADLTTFELNEAFAAQSLGCLAEWPELDPAVVNPRGGAIAIGHPLGASGARLAGSVAHQLAAAGSGTGLAALCIGVGQGLALVLER
- the egtB gene encoding ergothioneine biosynthesis protein EgtB; protein product: MTEHAGTPAETADRTTDRSDGGISLVEDVDALRRRAVDALTTARERTALLTSCVDEPELTAQHSPLMSPLVWDLAHIGNQEEQWLLRTVGGREAVRPEIDSVYDAFEHPRALRPTLPLLAPTEARAYASDIRGRVMDILGSSPLRGGPLLDAGFAFGMIAQHEQQHDETMLITHQLRRGPAALTAPEPPAPDPVDAADLPGEILVPAGQFTMGTSAQPWALDNERPAHHRLVPAFHLDTVPVTNGDYLRFIEDGGYTDERWWAPEGWAQIREHSIAAPLFWRREAGQWLRRRFGVVEPVPADEPVLHVSWYEADAYARWAGRRLPTEEEWEKAARHDPATGRSRRHPWGDGDPTPEHANLGQRHLRPAPAGSYPLGASPLGVRQLIGDVWEWTSSDFLPYPGFVAFPYREYSEVFFGGAHKVLRGGSFAVDQVACRGTFRNWDLPVRRQIFAGFRTARSAGVV